A section of the Anabaena cylindrica PCC 7122 genome encodes:
- a CDS encoding ABC transporter ATP-binding protein — MKYTSFSNETYQEVKPQHGFLEIENLVKSYPTSDKGDAVVLDGVNLTIGEDEYISVIGHSGCGKSTLLKIIGGFQKATSGSVRLDGKEIRKPGAERMMVFQNYSLLPWLTVRENIRLAVDEVLKNANRAERISVVNEHLAMVNLTAAADKYPDEISGGMKQRVGIARALAIRPKMLLMDEPFGALDALTRGKLQRQVLDIWENHRQAVMMITHDVDEAIYMSDRIVLMTNGPRANIGEILKVPFQRPRDRSAIRNSKEYFELRNHALNFLDHYFTSEE; from the coding sequence ATGAAATATACCTCCTTTTCAAACGAGACTTATCAAGAAGTTAAGCCCCAGCATGGATTTCTGGAAATTGAAAATTTGGTCAAGTCTTATCCGACATCAGACAAAGGAGATGCTGTTGTTTTAGATGGCGTTAATCTGACAATTGGGGAAGATGAGTATATTTCTGTCATAGGACATTCTGGTTGTGGTAAGTCAACATTACTAAAAATTATCGGTGGATTTCAAAAAGCTACCTCTGGCTCAGTACGCTTAGATGGCAAAGAAATCCGCAAACCGGGTGCAGAGAGGATGATGGTATTTCAAAATTATTCTTTGCTACCTTGGTTAACCGTGCGCGAAAATATTCGTTTAGCTGTGGATGAAGTGCTAAAAAATGCTAATCGTGCTGAAAGAATTAGCGTTGTAAATGAACATTTGGCAATGGTAAACTTAACAGCGGCTGCCGATAAGTATCCCGATGAAATTTCTGGAGGTATGAAACAAAGAGTAGGTATTGCTAGAGCTTTGGCAATTCGCCCCAAAATGTTATTAATGGATGAACCATTTGGGGCTTTGGATGCTTTAACTCGTGGTAAATTGCAGCGTCAGGTATTAGATATCTGGGAAAATCATCGTCAAGCCGTAATGATGATTACCCATGATGTAGATGAAGCAATTTATATGTCTGATCGAATTGTATTAATGACCAATGGCCCACGTGCTAATATTGGAGAAATTCTCAAAGTTCCGTTTCAGCGTCCACGTGATCGGAGTGCGATCCGAAATTCTAAAGAATATTTTGAACTCCGCAACCACGCTCTAAATTTTCTAGACCACTACTTTACTTCAGAAGAATAA
- the rnc gene encoding ribonuclease III — protein MHNLLIFKTEKLLRQALTHRSYVNEHPEEGEQNERLEFLGDAILNFLSGEYLYKRYPEKEEDELTRRRSALVDEKQLAKFAIEVGLDFRMRLGQGAIRDGGFHNPNLLSSTFEAVLGAYYLDKNSNIEAVRAIVEPLFDSVSEKIVVSRSNVDSKNRFQEWVQREIGANPPKYMTEQIGGPSHAPEFVAKVLVDGKEYGIGKGRNKKEAEKDAAEDALAKLKKRGLLE, from the coding sequence ATGCACAATCTTTTAATTTTCAAAACTGAAAAACTTCTCCGTCAAGCACTTACCCACCGTTCTTATGTCAACGAACACCCTGAAGAAGGTGAACAAAACGAACGTCTAGAATTTCTTGGTGATGCTATTCTCAATTTCTTAAGTGGTGAATATCTCTATAAACGTTACCCAGAAAAAGAAGAAGATGAATTAACTCGTCGTCGTTCTGCATTAGTAGATGAGAAACAATTAGCAAAATTTGCGATTGAAGTAGGTTTAGATTTCAGAATGCGTTTAGGACAAGGTGCAATTCGAGATGGAGGATTTCACAATCCTAATTTATTAAGTAGCACATTTGAAGCCGTTCTTGGCGCTTACTATCTAGATAAAAATTCCAATATTGAAGCAGTTCGCGCTATTGTAGAACCGCTGTTTGATTCCGTATCAGAAAAAATTGTCGTATCTCGCTCAAATGTAGACTCAAAAAACCGCTTTCAGGAATGGGTACAACGAGAAATTGGTGCAAATCCCCCTAAATATATGACAGAACAAATAGGGGGACCATCTCATGCACCAGAATTTGTAGCTAAAGTATTAGTAGATGGAAAAGAGTATGGAATAGGTAAAGGACGTAATAAAAAAGAAGCAGAAAAAGATGCCGCTGAAGATGCGTTAGCTAAATTAAAAAAACGCGGGTTGTTAGAGTAA
- a CDS encoding sensor histidine kinase, producing the protein MDFSQLLAERIDTIIDQWVIAVHQDKRIESASNLPYSRIKNHVPDVLKAMVTVLSTSQGNDYKAIVIASWQHGSLRATQGFNPAEIAREYHHLRTVIFDTIQMDLMEGKPTEIIRTMRLINAVIDEAIARCFTSYVDERLRELENLHNTLALHNQELTRLVNDNREHLSLLAHDLKHPLASIIGYSDLFLREHRQKAQKQDTYNNLEHIERVLRNGRHLLRLINDLLELSRHDSGKIKLELTSTDVREIISNVCEMFKPLATEKNLLMVMNCEQAPQQVITDALQLQQIVMNLISNAIRYTESGNINITCQVLDNQKWELVVADTGIGITAENQEQIFEPYFRYTHKNFRLPDSTGLGLAIVSRLVKLLQGEIKLVSQPEVGSTFTVILPLQLEIKES; encoded by the coding sequence ATGGATTTTAGTCAATTACTGGCTGAACGGATTGATACAATAATAGATCAATGGGTGATAGCAGTTCATCAAGATAAGCGGATTGAAAGTGCTAGTAATCTACCATACAGCAGGATCAAAAATCACGTTCCTGATGTCTTGAAAGCAATGGTTACAGTGCTTTCAACATCTCAGGGTAATGATTATAAAGCTATAGTAATTGCTAGTTGGCAGCATGGATCACTTCGGGCTACACAAGGCTTTAATCCCGCAGAAATTGCTAGGGAATATCATCATTTAAGAACGGTAATTTTTGATACCATACAAATGGATTTAATGGAGGGAAAGCCGACAGAGATCATTCGGACTATGCGGTTAATTAACGCCGTGATTGATGAAGCGATTGCTCGATGTTTTACTAGTTATGTTGATGAACGATTACGAGAATTAGAAAATCTACATAACACTTTAGCATTACATAATCAGGAACTAACTCGCTTAGTCAATGACAATCGAGAACATCTTTCCCTACTAGCACATGATTTAAAACATCCTCTAGCTTCGATTATTGGTTACTCTGATTTATTTTTACGTGAACATCGACAAAAAGCTCAGAAACAAGATACTTATAACAATCTTGAACATATTGAACGAGTATTACGTAATGGCCGACACTTGCTACGTTTAATTAATGATTTACTAGAATTATCGCGGCATGATTCTGGAAAAATAAAACTTGAACTTACATCAACTGATGTCCGTGAAATCATTAGTAATGTATGTGAAATGTTTAAACCTTTAGCTACTGAAAAAAATTTGCTCATGGTAATGAATTGTGAACAAGCTCCCCAACAAGTAATCACAGATGCCTTACAGTTACAACAAATTGTTATGAATCTTATTAGTAATGCGATTCGCTATACAGAGTCGGGAAATATCAATATCACTTGTCAGGTATTAGATAATCAAAAGTGGGAATTAGTTGTTGCTGATACAGGTATTGGCATTACAGCAGAAAACCAAGAGCAAATTTTTGAACCCTATTTTCGCTACACTCATAAAAACTTTCGTCTTCCTGATAGTACCGGTTTAGGTTTGGCAATAGTTTCGCGGTTAGTGAAACTTTTACAAGGTGAAATTAAGCTAGTTTCTCAACCGGAGGTTGGTTCTACTTTTACTGTAATTCTGCCTTTACAACTGGAAATAAAAGAAAGTTGA
- the ntrB gene encoding nitrate ABC transporter permease, which yields MIFQLNLAATIAVAGQVAWKKAKPVLFRDEFLLPVVGFSGIIVLWWVVALANRELMPTPPEALIANLDYILNPFYDRGPGNLGIGWLLLASLRRVLLGFGLGALVAIPLGFLIGMSKPAMLAFNPIIQIFKPVSPLAWLPISLAIFNLADPSAIFVIFITSLWPTIINTALGVSSVSKDYLDVARVLEMPRWRQIIKIIWPASLPYIFTGLRISLGIAWLVIVAVEMLTGGVGIGFFVWDEWSRLNLSSVFLAVFVIGLTGLVLDYAVGKIQEFVTHRPGIVK from the coding sequence ATGATCTTTCAACTTAATTTAGCTGCAACCATTGCGGTTGCGGGACAAGTTGCTTGGAAAAAAGCAAAGCCTGTCCTTTTTCGGGATGAGTTTTTATTGCCTGTAGTGGGTTTTTCGGGAATAATTGTGTTGTGGTGGGTGGTAGCACTTGCTAATCGTGAATTGATGCCTACACCACCAGAAGCTTTAATTGCTAATCTTGACTACATCTTAAATCCATTTTATGACAGAGGGCCAGGTAACTTAGGAATTGGATGGTTATTATTAGCCAGTTTACGCCGGGTATTACTAGGTTTTGGGTTAGGTGCATTAGTAGCAATTCCCTTGGGCTTTTTAATTGGGATGTCTAAACCAGCAATGCTGGCTTTTAATCCTATTATTCAGATATTTAAACCAGTTTCACCCCTGGCTTGGTTGCCTATCTCCTTAGCTATTTTCAATTTGGCAGATCCTTCTGCTATTTTTGTCATTTTCATTACTTCTCTTTGGCCAACTATTATTAATACAGCCTTGGGAGTTTCTAGCGTTTCTAAAGATTATTTAGATGTGGCGCGTGTGTTAGAAATGCCTCGGTGGCGACAGATTATCAAAATTATTTGGCCTGCCAGCTTGCCCTATATTTTTACAGGCTTGCGAATTAGTTTAGGAATTGCTTGGCTAGTAATAGTTGCCGTAGAAATGTTGACGGGTGGTGTGGGAATTGGGTTTTTTGTTTGGGATGAATGGAGTCGCTTAAATCTCAGTTCTGTATTTCTGGCTGTGTTTGTAATTGGCTTAACTGGCTTAGTTTTAGATTATGCTGTGGGCAAAATTCAAGAGTTTGTTACTCACCGTCCAGGAATTGTGAAGTAA
- a CDS encoding ABC transporter substrate-binding protein encodes MNENNWNRRDFIKGIGATTAGIALSSCGISGDRSAKGLTEAALAVEPLVRPQDLEKPDLTVGYVPVNDCAPFAIAWKKGFFRKYGLNVKLNREASWGNSRDGLIFGRLDAAPVVSGAVTNARIGAEGARHAPLCAAMTIHRHGNAMTMNKEMWDFGILPWYEYQQKYGDSALEAFGKDFRGYFNKQPPEKKIWAVVLSSAIYEYFVRYISAAAGVDPFKEFRVIIVSPPQMVTNMRIGSMQAYMVAEPWNTRAIQGNEAIGFTFAQGKEVWQGHPDRLLGVMESFIDNYPKTYRSLVKAMIEACQYCSKPENRQEVAQLMTEKSFTGATPKQKDAPITKLTSPGIIGNYNYGGFDGKDRTIKADDTTIFFDVPKNIPQQTGEHSTFLWRSQSIWLMTQAARWGQIKEIPKNAVQLAEKGWRTDLYREITAEMGIECPQDDYKIEPPEVFIDNKGFDPSNPVGYLNSFAIKANAPTRFFMS; translated from the coding sequence ATGAATGAAAATAATTGGAATCGCAGAGATTTTATCAAGGGAATAGGTGCAACGACTGCGGGGATAGCGTTGTCATCATGTGGGATATCTGGAGACAGGTCTGCTAAAGGACTGACAGAAGCAGCTTTAGCTGTAGAACCCTTAGTCAGACCCCAAGATTTAGAAAAACCTGATCTTACAGTTGGTTATGTTCCTGTAAATGATTGTGCGCCATTTGCGATCGCATGGAAAAAAGGTTTCTTCCGCAAATATGGCTTAAATGTCAAACTCAACCGCGAAGCTAGTTGGGGAAACTCCCGCGACGGTCTGATTTTCGGTCGTCTCGATGCTGCCCCCGTCGTCTCTGGTGCTGTCACCAACGCCCGCATAGGTGCAGAAGGCGCACGTCATGCCCCCCTCTGTGCAGCCATGACCATACACCGTCACGGTAACGCCATGACTATGAACAAAGAGATGTGGGACTTTGGGATACTTCCTTGGTACGAATATCAACAAAAATATGGTGATAGTGCTTTAGAAGCCTTTGGAAAAGACTTCCGGGGCTATTTCAACAAACAACCCCCAGAAAAGAAAATTTGGGCAGTAGTTTTAAGTTCTGCTATTTACGAATACTTTGTCCGCTATATATCCGCTGCTGCTGGTGTAGATCCCTTCAAAGAATTTCGGGTAATTATTGTTTCCCCACCGCAAATGGTGACAAACATGAGAATTGGCTCTATGCAAGCTTACATGGTAGCCGAACCTTGGAACACCAGAGCAATTCAAGGAAACGAAGCTATCGGCTTTACATTCGCGCAAGGTAAAGAAGTTTGGCAAGGACACCCAGACAGACTGCTGGGAGTAATGGAATCATTCATCGACAATTATCCCAAAACCTATCGTTCTTTGGTAAAAGCAATGATTGAAGCCTGTCAGTATTGCAGCAAACCCGAAAATCGGCAAGAAGTAGCACAATTAATGACAGAAAAATCCTTTACCGGCGCAACACCCAAACAAAAAGATGCACCCATAACTAAGTTGACTTCTCCGGGAATTATTGGCAATTACAACTATGGTGGATTTGATGGCAAAGACCGGACTATTAAAGCCGATGACACCACAATTTTCTTTGATGTTCCTAAAAATATTCCCCAACAAACAGGAGAACATTCGACATTTTTATGGCGTTCCCAAAGCATCTGGTTAATGACTCAAGCTGCCCGTTGGGGACAAATCAAAGAAATTCCCAAAAATGCTGTTCAATTAGCTGAGAAAGGCTGGAGAACAGATTTATATCGGGAGATTACGGCGGAAATGGGAATTGAATGTCCCCAGGATGATTATAAAATTGAACCGCCAGAAGTATTTATAGATAACAAAGGCTTTGACCCTAGTAATCCTGTAGGTTATCTGAATAGTTTTGCCATCAAAGCAAACGCCCCTACTCGCTTTTTCATGTCCTAA
- a CDS encoding HNH endonuclease, which translates to MNSKQKQNKKYQLIDIFGSYCWWCGKSMSIDKLTIEHVLPKSRGGSNSFENLKLACLTCNRSRGNSLFPPGVKVTVLK; encoded by the coding sequence ATGAATTCCAAACAAAAGCAAAATAAAAAGTATCAACTCATAGATATCTTTGGTTCTTACTGTTGGTGGTGTGGTAAGTCGATGTCAATAGATAAGTTAACTATTGAACACGTTCTTCCTAAAAGTCGAGGTGGTTCTAATTCTTTTGAAAACTTAAAGCTTGCTTGTTTAACTTGTAACCGTTCCCGTGGAAATAGTCTGTTTCCACCAGGTGTAAAGGTAACTGTCTTGAAGTAA